TTTGTCGTAAACTAGGCATGCGGGATAGGGACCTCCTTGGTCGGTTTGTCGGTCAACAATACCCATACCAGAGAGCGTCCTTCTCCCGCAACCCCAAGTGTCACATATGTATGGTAAACCCAGACGGTATGTGACGGTTGCGTTTCCCTGGGGATATGGTATACTTACAGAGCTACGTCTGTGGTAGATCGGTGAGTGTGTGCGCTACACTGCTTCCCAGGACGGGTGCGAGACGGATTTGGGATCCGTAAACAAGAGCGGAGGTGTTGAAGTGTATTACAGGAAACTCATAAGGCGATTTACGACGATCGGTGCGATATGCCTCATCTCTCTCCTGAGCTGGAGCATGTCGCTGGCGGCTACGCCTGAGGAAACGATCGAGTTGGCAAAGGCGGGCACGAAGAACGCTGTATCTGTCATACAAAACGGGAAGGGGAAGATTACCCAGAGCGTTACTAGACAAAGGCAGGACGGAAGCATTGCGGAGACCGAGGCCGTCGCAGATATGGCGTTCAGGGGAGATAAGCTCAGGATCAATGAGTTGCTCACCGATCCCACAAATGTTGTGCCTGCCGCAGCAACCGAGGAAGGCGCCAAGAAGACGTACCCTACTGACCACAAGGCGGTTTCTTTCGATGGCGAAAAACTGACGTACTTTGAGGCGCGCACCAGGTTCCCCAGAGCTCAGGTGGGCACTGTTGAGGGCAGCGGGGGGATCATCAAGAATTACTATCACCGAAAGAAGCTGGACTATGGCGTTCTGGAGAACCACGGCGTATGGGACATATATTGCGGCGCACCCTCTTTCCCTCAGGTTGATGGAGGGCTGCGGTTCGTTGGAAATGAGACGATAGACGGGAGGGACTGCATCGTTGTCGAGCGCACGATACTCACAATGTCCAAAGAATGCGATCCTGTACCCGTACGGAGCACTATCCTCGAATGGAGTATAGACACTGGTAAGGGATTCACGATTCCACGTTATCGACTCTGGGTAGGGGATAAGGATGGGAACAAGACAATCCTGGCCGAGGAGAGAAACAACGAAGTCAGAGACTATGGCAACGGAGTATGGGGTCCATCCAAGTCCGTGGTAGTCGGGTATGCCATTGATGAGCAGGGGGAGAGGTACGAGGATACCCGGATAGTCACGGAATACGCTTCGGATTTCGTTCTGAATGGAAACGTGACCGATAGCGATCTGACTGTCAAACTGCCGGCTAAGACCCGGGTCTGGAACTCGATAACGGGCGAATCGTACCAAGCGCCGTAGACCCTGAAACGAGTTCAAGGTGACGGTCTCGGCGTGACGGGCCGAAAGAACCGACGGCCTGAGTGCGCCTACTCACAGCCCCGTCCAGTCCTGAGTGCGCGCTCCGGCGCGTGTATCGAAGGACGGCCTCGTGCCCCAAGAGCGCCCTTCGATACACTCTCCGCTTCGCTCCGAGCACTCAGGGCTGACGGTTTCAGGGTGAATGCTCAAGGCTGACTGCTCCGGGGCGCAGGCTCAGGGCTGTCGGTTCCTGTCTGCTGGCGCTCTCTGAATGCATCCCAGTCCTGCTTCCTGGCCAACTGGACGATGATCTCGTACTCTCCACGCGCCAGCGCTTCCTTCTTGGCACGGGTCCATCCCTTGATGCGAGCCTCCGCCTCTTTGGCCTCGTTCCGTGTGGCAAACCGTTCCGACCAGACAAGCCTGACAGGACGCCGCTTGGCGGTGTAAACGCACTTTCCACCCGCCTGGTGCTCCGCAACTCTCTTCTCGAGATCGTCGGTATGCCCTGCGTAGTATGAGTTGTCGGCGCACAACAGCATATATGCGTAGAATGGTTGGCCCATGCCTTACCTGCTTGAACAACACTCCGAGATCAGCACCGTCGAGTCCTGAACGCGCGGTACCATGGACCCGCTAGTCCTGAGTTCTGCCGGCAACCTAGACCCGTCCAGTCCTGAGTGCGCGCTCCGGCGCGTGTATCGAAGGACGGCCTCCTGACCCAAGAACGCCCTTCGATACACTCTCCGCTTCGCTCCGAGCACTCAGGGCTGACGGTGATGGGTGACCGGCGACCAGTNNNNNNNNNNNNNNNNNNNNNNNNNNNNNNNNNNNNNNNNNNNNNNNNNNNNNNNNNNNNNNNNNNNNNNNNNNNNNNNNNNNNNNNNNNNNNNNNNNNNTCGCTCCGAGCACTCAGGGCTGACGGTGATGGGTGACCGGCGACCAGTTGCCGGAGGGAAACCCGCTAGTCCTGAGTGCGCGCTCCGGCGCGTGTATCGAAGGACGGCCTCGTGCCCCAAGAGCGCCTTTCGATACACTCTCCGCTTCGCTCCGAGCACTCAGGGCTGGCGGTTCTTCCGCGTGTCTCCGCGTCCCCGCGTATCCCCTACTTGGCCGGTCTGTTCTTCCTCACGCGCTGCGTCTGCCAGAGCGGCGGGACGAGTTCCGAGTTCCACTTGTCCCAGCGGGCCTTCAGCTTCCTGAACTTCGCGGGTTTGTCGGCCGCCAGGTCCTTGCTCTCACCGATGTCCTTCGAGAGGTCGTACAGCTCCCACTTGCCGGTACCGTTGTCAACCAGCTTCCAGTCGCCCTCGCGGATCGCGCACTTCTTCCCGAACCGCCAGTAGAGCGCGTCGTGCGGCGCTCCGGACGACTTGCCCGTCAGGAACGGCATCAGGTCCACGCCGTCGAACTTCGCGCCGTCGGTCTTCGCTTCGGCGAGTCTGCAGACGGTCGGGGCGATGTCGAGCGCGATAACCGGCCTGTCATCAACCTTGCCCGCGGGAATCGTGCCCTTCCACTGCATCATGTACGGGATGCGTATCCCGCCCTCGAGAGTGTCGCCCTTGAAGCCGCGGAGCGGGCCGTTCCCCGAGGTCGTGCTCTTCGTCGGGCCGCCGTTGTCGCTGATGAAGATGATCAGCGTGTTCTCTTCGAGCTTATTCTTGCGGACGCAGTCCAGCACCTTGCCGACATTGTCGTCCATCGCCGACTGCATTGCGGCGAACGTCCGGCGCTTCTTGTCCGCGATCTTGGAGAAGCGGCTCTCGTACTTCTCGGTCGCCTGGAGCGGCGCGTGGACGGCGTTGAACGGCAGGTAGAGGAAGAACGGCCCGGCCTTGTGCTTCTCGATGAACGAGACTGCCTCGCGCCCGAAGGCGTCGGTCAGGTATTCCTTCTCGTCCACGGGCTTGTCGCCGCGCATGATGGGGTTGTTCCCGTCTACCAGAGGGTTATTGTATGCGTGCGCGCCGCCGGGGAAGCCGAAAAACTCGTCGAACCCGCGGTCGGGCGGCATGTAGCCCTTCTCGTACCCGAGGTGCCACTTGCCGACCATGCCGGTCGCGTACCCGGCGGCCTTGAGCCTTGCGGGAAGCGGGGTCTCGGTCAGCGGGAGGCCGAACGTGGTCGAGGCCTGCCCCGGAGGCCCGGGGTTGAACTCGTGGCCGAACCTCTGCTGGTATCGGCCCGTCAGCATTCCGGCTCGCGTCGGGCTGCACACCGGGCAGGAGACGTAGCCGCTCGTGAACCGCGTGCCGTTCTTGGCGATGGAATCTATGTTCGGCGTCGGGATGTCCTTGCCGCCCTGACATCCGAGCTCACCGTAGCCGAGGTCGTCGGCGACGATGAGGATGATGTTCGGTCGCTTCTCCGCCGCGAGTGCCGACGAGAGCGCGCCGGGGATCGCCATGGTCGCCAGCCCCGCGCCGGCGTACCTGAGGAAATCACGTCTGCTGATCGCGTTCTGTGTCATTGTTGACTCCTTTTCTTAAGGGTATTGGTGATAAAGACGCCGGAAACCCGGCGATGTTCAGAGGGAAGGCAAATCCGAAGCACGAAATCCGAAATTCGAAACAAGAAGGCAATTCAGAAATGGGAAAGGCACAAAGGGATTCCGGATCTGCCCTTTTCCGTTATTGCCTTATTGTTTCGTGCTTCGAGCTTCGAATTTCGAGTTTACTCCCCCCTCTGTGCTCACTTGATTCGTATCTTGTACACATGCACGTCGTTGGGGCCGAAGGAATCGGTGAACGAGCCGTTCTTCGCCTTGACCGTGCGGTTCTCGTACAGAACCTCGATCTCGCCCGTGAGCGGCTTGCCCTTGAAGGTGATGTCGGCCTTGGCCCCCTCGCGCTTGCACGCCATTATGTAGAGCCGGTCGCCCACCTCCCGCGCGCAGAACTCTACGTCCGGCGCGCCGGATGCCTTCAGCGGAATATTCGAATCGGGCTTCACAAGCGCCGGGTAGAGCTCGCTGTTCCGGTTGACCTCCTTCAGCAGCGGGGCCATCACCTCATTCCAGAAGGTCCAGTTGTAGCCGTACTCCG
The sequence above is a segment of the Armatimonadota bacterium genome. Coding sequences within it:
- a CDS encoding GIY-YIG nuclease family protein, whose protein sequence is MGQPFYAYMLLCADNSYYAGHTDDLEKRVAEHQAGGKCVYTAKRRPVRLVWSERFATRNEAKEAEARIKGWTRAKKEALARGEYEIIVQLARKQDWDAFRERQQTGTDSPEPAPRSSQP
- a CDS encoding sulfatase, with translation MAIPGALSSALAAEKRPNIILIVADDLGYGELGCQGGKDIPTPNIDSIAKNGTRFTSGYVSCPVCSPTRAGMLTGRYQQRFGHEFNPGPPGQASTTFGLPLTETPLPARLKAAGYATGMVGKWHLGYEKGYMPPDRGFDEFFGFPGGAHAYNNPLVDGNNPIMRGDKPVDEKEYLTDAFGREAVSFIEKHKAGPFFLYLPFNAVHAPLQATEKYESRFSKIADKKRRTFAAMQSAMDDNVGKVLDCVRKNKLEENTLIIFISDNGGPTKSTTSGNGPLRGFKGDTLEGGIRIPYMMQWKGTIPAGKVDDRPVIALDIAPTVCRLAEAKTDGAKFDGVDLMPFLTGKSSGAPHDALYWRFGKKCAIREGDWKLVDNGTGKWELYDLSKDIGESKDLAADKPAKFRKLKARWDKWNSELVPPLWQTQRVRKNRPAK